In Bufo gargarizans isolate SCDJY-AF-19 chromosome 6, ASM1485885v1, whole genome shotgun sequence, a single genomic region encodes these proteins:
- the LOC122942266 gene encoding olfactory receptor 150-like, with the protein MSFTSMVLPKLLDIFLTGNNVISYKGCITQVFFLVVLMVSEYLILAAMAYDRYVAICHPLRYSYFMSLQVCFWMSWISWSMGIFEGILYALLISSCMFCKANEIDHLFCDLKPLMMLSCSDTHTIEILILGPSAVIGFVPSVMTLVSYMYIISTILKIHSKEGRHKTFSTCSSHLTVIILFYWTILGMYMRPKSSYSINQDKVLAILYAGVIPMLNPLIYSLKNQDVKKALRKLKKTMLC; encoded by the coding sequence ATGTCCTTCACCTCAATGGTTCTGCCAAAGTTGTTGGACATTTTTCTGACTGGAAACAATGTCATCTCCTACAAGGGTTGCATCACTCAAGTCTTCTTCCTTGTGGTGCTTATGGTGTCTGAATACTTAATCTTGGCTGCCATGGCCTATGATCGTTACGTGGCCATATGTCATCCTCTACGTTATTCTTATTTCATGAGTCTTCAAGTCTGTTTTTGGATGTCGTGGATATCTTGGAGTATGGGTATCTTTGAAGGCATTCTTTATGCCCTTTTAATATCATCCTGTATGTTTTGTAAAGCAAATGAGATTGACCATTTATTTTGTGATTTGAAGCCGCTAATGATGCTTTCTTGCAGTGACACACATACTATAGAAATATTAATACTTGGACCAAGCGCCGTCATTGGCTTTGTCCCTTCGGTCATGACCTTGGTGTCCTACATGTATATCATCTCAACTATCTTAAAGATTCACTCTAAGGAAGGAAGACACAAAACCTTCTCCACTTGCTCCTCACATCTCACCGTCATCATCTTGTTTTATTGGACGATCCTTGGCATGTATATGAGGCCAAAGTCCAGCTATTCCATAAACCAGGACAAAGTGCTTGCCATTTTGTATGCAGGAGTCATCCCGATGCTCAACCCTCTCATTTACAGCTTAAAAAATCAGGATGTGAAGAAAGCTCTGCGCAAATTAAAGAAAACAATGCTCTGTTAA